In Mycolicibacterium aubagnense, the DNA window CCTTCGGCGGCCAGTTGGTCCAGCCGGGGGCTGCTGACGTCGGGGTGGCCGTACGCCCCGAGGTAGCGCCCGAGGTCGTGCCAGTGCACGAACAGCACGTTCTGGCCCGGCGTGTCGGACATCGTGTCGGTTACCTCCTACGAATCAGCTGACGGAACCAATCATCTGACCGTGTGTTGGCTTGCTGGACAAGGGTTTTACGCCCCGCGATTTGTGCACGAAAAGGGCCGCTCAGCGGACCGAATCGTCTACGAATCACTGATGTCAGCGCCAGGCGAAGACAGGCTGTTCGAGCTCGTCCACCGGGTCGGGCCGGCCTTCCAGGGCGAGCCAGCGCATCTGCAGCAGCACCGCCCCCGTGGGCGCGTGGATGAGGTCATTCCCCAGCGGGATTTGCACCACCGGACGGGCGCTCTCGGGAATTGAGATGAACCGCGGTGAGTCCGGCCGCTGCAACTGGTGCAGCCCGACGCGGTAGACGGCCACCACCTCGTCGGGGGAGGGCTGCGGGTCCAGCCGGCCGCCGCCCCACAGCACCACCGGCGTGATGACGTATCCGGAGCGCGTCGCGTAGTCGTCGAGCAGCCCCAGCACCGATTCGTCGGACAACTTGATGCCGACCTCTTCATGCAGTTCCCGCAGCGCCGCATCCACCACGGTTTCGCCGGGATCGAGGCGTCCGCCGGGCAGCGCCCATTGCGCGGAATGCGAGTTCAGCCGGGAGGTTCGGCGACACAGCAGAAACGCCGCGCCGCCGGCGACGTCGACCATGCGCCCGTCCAGGTTCTGGTCGGGCAACGGGCGGCCGCCGATCCATTCCTCGACCGGAGCCGGGTCGATGCGGTCTTCGCCCCGTTCCGAGTCCACCAGCACGATGGCCACCGCGGCGTGGCGCTTGCTCGGGTCGTCGACCACCCGGCGCCGGTGTCCGGCCAGGTGCGTGCCAACCCGTTCACGGAGTGCTTCGTCGTACCGGATCGTCATCGGCCCGACGCTACGCCGTGGCTGGTTCAGGTGGTGGGGGGCATCCCACAGGCCAGGTACACGTATTTGTTGGGGACGTCGAAGGTGAACGCCCGGGCCGGCAGCGCGGTCAGCACGTCGGCGGGTAGCGGTGTCTTGTAGCGCAGCGACATCGAGCCCTCGAAAGTCGGATCGATCGCGGAGAGATCGGGGGCGTCCAGCAGCAGACCGGACTCGTCCAGCTCGGCGCGCACCATGGTGCCGTCGGGCTCATCCCACAGGTGGTTGACGGTCTTCGTGCCCTTCTTCGGGACCGACGACAGCGTGCCGAGCAGCCGCTTCTCGGTGACCACCAGGGCTCCCACCAGACTGCGGAGAGTGCTCTTGGCGACCTTGCCGGGCACATGGCCGGAGAACCGGAACGTCACCGGGACGAACTCGGCCACGTGCAGCAGCCCTTCGGCCTGGAGCTGCTCGCGGATGTCATCGGGCAAGTTGCCGATGCCGAGCAGCTTGCGCAGCAGAACAGGCATGCCCTCAGCGTAGGCCCTGAGTGTGAATACACCGCGAGAAACGGCGCCGAGCGTGACAGTGGTGTCACACTCGGCGCCAGAGCGTCACTGCGCGGGCAAGACGTGCTCTCCGGTCTTGTCGGTCGCCAGGCACAGCGAGCAGATGTAGCCGCCGGCCGCCGAGGCCAGCATGTCCGGGCGCTCGTACTCGTGGTGGCAGTTCTGGCACCGCAGGTGCGCGTCGGACGGGTTGCCGTGCTCGTCGTACATCGGCAGGTCGATGCCGTCATCGGTGCGGCGCAGGTAGTACTTGCCCTTGGTCGCGATGGCGAGGATGGGTGGCAGCACCAGGCCCAGCACGATCGCCACCAGCGGCGAGTACGGCCGCAGGGCCTCACCCAGCCCGCCGAAGAATGCGATCACCGACAAGCCCGCCGCGATCAGCATGGATCCGAAGCCGACCGGGTTGAAGGCGTAGAGCATGCCGCGACGGAATTCCGGCTTCATCGGCGAGAGCTTCAACAGGAACTTGTTGATCGCGATGTCGCTGGCCACGACCACGATCCAGGCCATGCCGCAGTTGGCGTAGAAGCCGAGGATGGTGTTCAGGAAGCTGAACATGTTCGCTTCCATCAGCACCAGCGCGATCAGCAGGTTGACGCCGAGGAAGACGATGCGGCCCGGGTAGTGGTTGGTGATGCGCGTGTAGGAGTTGGTCCAGGCCAGCGAACCCGAGTACGCGTTGGTGACGTTGATCTTGATCTGGCTGATCACCACGAGGATGACGGCCAGGGTCAGGGCCAGCCACTTGGGCAGGAAGTTGTCGTAGATCTCCAGGAACTGGTGCACCGGCTGGTTGGCCACGCCGGCGCTGTCGGCGACGTGCCCGATCAGGTAGACCGCCAGGAACAGGCCGATGATCTGTTTGATGGCGCCGAAGAACACCCAGCCCGGTCCGGCCAGGAGCATCCAGGTCCACCACGACCGCTTGTTCTCCGGGGTCTTCGGCGGCATGAACCGCAGGTAGTCGTTCTGCTCGGCGATCTGGGCGATCAGCGACAGACACACACCGGCGGCCAGCAGTGTCGAACCCATGTCGAAACCGTGGACACCGCCCGAGCCCTGGTAGGCGAAGAAGTCGTGGATCGATTCCGGGTGCGAGATCAGCAGATAGCCGAACGGCAGGACCATCAGGACCAGCCACAGCGGGGTGGTCCAGACCTGCAGCGTCGAGAGCACCTTCATGCCGTAGATGACCAGCGGGAAGATGATCAGTGTCGACGCCGCGTAGCCGAGCCAGAGCGGCAGGCCCAGGCCCAATTTGAGGCCCTGGGCCATGATCGAGCCTTCGAGCGCGAAGAAGATGAAGGTGAACGTCGCGAAGATGACGTTCGTGACCACCGAGCCGTAGTAACCGAAGCCGCTGCCTCGGGTCACCAGATCCAGGTCGATGTTGTACCGGGCCGAGTAGTAGGCCACCGGAAACCCGGTCAGCAGGATGACGACCGCGAAGATCGCGATTCCGGCCAGCGCATTGGTGGTGCCGTACGAGATGCCGATGTTGGCGCCGATCGCGAAGTCGGCCAGGTAGGCGATGCCACCGAGCGCCGAGATACCCACCACCCGCGTCGACCATTTCCGGTAGCTGCGCGGCGCGAAACGAAGGGTGTAGTCCTCCAAGGTTTCTCGCGTCGCGGTCAACCGGTCCTGGTCGACTTCTGGTGCAGCGGCGGGCGGCAGCTGCTCCCGGCTGAGGTCTTGGGTCATGGTTAGCGAAGCTATGGTCAGTTTGTTTCATGGCCGTGACGAATATGTTCCGGGCCGTAGCGAATGTGTGGCGCTCGCGCGCACCCAGAAAGGAGACCGGTGACGAACCGCAACCGCTGGTTGATCGGCGCCGCGGCCGCGATCGGCTACGCCCTGCTGTGGGTGGGCTGGGTCGCCCAGTGGTCGTGGGTGACGACGCTCGACGAGTCATTGCTCGAACCCGCGCACCGCTACGGCCTGGCGCATCCCGGCTGGGTGCTGGCCTGGAAATGGTTGTCGTTGGTGTTCGGTCCGTGGACCTTCCAGATAACTGCCGCGGTGGTCGCGTTCGTCGCGTTGGCCCGGCGGCAGTGGCGCACCGCGATCTTCCTGCTGTTCGGTGCCGCGCTGTCCGGAATGGTCACGGACGTTGCCAAGGACATCGCGCACCGTGCCCGGCCGTTGACGGCGCTGGCGCACGAACCGTCCTGGTCGTTCCCGTCGGGGCATGCGCTGGGCACCATGGCCGGCGCGCTGGGGCTGTGTGCGGTGTTCCGGATGGCCCAGGTGGCCCGCGTCCGGCTGATCGAGGTGCTTTGCGCGGTGATCGTTGTGTTCGTCGGGGTCAGTCGCGTGGTGCTGAACGTGCACAACCCCACCGACGTGCTGGCCGGCTGGCTGCTGGGGAGTCTGTGGTTCCTGGCGTGGCTGCCGCTGC includes these proteins:
- a CDS encoding NUDIX hydrolase, whose protein sequence is MTIRYDEALRERVGTHLAGHRRRVVDDPSKRHAAVAIVLVDSERGEDRIDPAPVEEWIGGRPLPDQNLDGRMVDVAGGAAFLLCRRTSRLNSHSAQWALPGGRLDPGETVVDAALRELHEEVGIKLSDESVLGLLDDYATRSGYVITPVVLWGGGRLDPQPSPDEVVAVYRVGLHQLQRPDSPRFISIPESARPVVQIPLGNDLIHAPTGAVLLQMRWLALEGRPDPVDELEQPVFAWR
- a CDS encoding purine-cytosine permease family protein, producing MTQDLSREQLPPAAAPEVDQDRLTATRETLEDYTLRFAPRSYRKWSTRVVGISALGGIAYLADFAIGANIGISYGTTNALAGIAIFAVVILLTGFPVAYYSARYNIDLDLVTRGSGFGYYGSVVTNVIFATFTFIFFALEGSIMAQGLKLGLGLPLWLGYAASTLIIFPLVIYGMKVLSTLQVWTTPLWLVLMVLPFGYLLISHPESIHDFFAYQGSGGVHGFDMGSTLLAAGVCLSLIAQIAEQNDYLRFMPPKTPENKRSWWTWMLLAGPGWVFFGAIKQIIGLFLAVYLIGHVADSAGVANQPVHQFLEIYDNFLPKWLALTLAVILVVISQIKINVTNAYSGSLAWTNSYTRITNHYPGRIVFLGVNLLIALVLMEANMFSFLNTILGFYANCGMAWIVVVASDIAINKFLLKLSPMKPEFRRGMLYAFNPVGFGSMLIAAGLSVIAFFGGLGEALRPYSPLVAIVLGLVLPPILAIATKGKYYLRRTDDGIDLPMYDEHGNPSDAHLRCQNCHHEYERPDMLASAAGGYICSLCLATDKTGEHVLPAQ
- a CDS encoding phosphatase PAP2 family protein, whose translation is MTNRNRWLIGAAAAIGYALLWVGWVAQWSWVTTLDESLLEPAHRYGLAHPGWVLAWKWLSLVFGPWTFQITAAVVAFVALARRQWRTAIFLLFGAALSGMVTDVAKDIAHRARPLTALAHEPSWSFPSGHALGTMAGALGLCAVFRMAQVARVRLIEVLCAVIVVFVGVSRVVLNVHNPTDVLAGWLLGSLWFLAWLPLLSPGRRSAAADSPVPGRSPIVPKP